A stretch of the Filimonas lacunae genome encodes the following:
- a CDS encoding NADPH-dependent FMN reductase has product MNIEIIAGSPRQGSVTYRVALFLQHLLQHTTNYNVQIIDVREWEFPLMQQEVFSASDQGPAALQPLIKRVFAANAFIIITPEYNGSYTPAVKVLFDHFPKQHHKAFGIVTASTGTLGGIRASQQLQLLINALFGIGSPYMLVTPFVDKKFDETGTLTDAAFQKSVDVFVKEFLWLAESLTPLLQIKE; this is encoded by the coding sequence ATGAATATTGAAATAATTGCAGGCAGTCCCAGACAGGGAAGTGTTACTTACCGGGTAGCCCTGTTTTTACAACACCTGTTACAACATACTACCAACTATAACGTACAGATTATAGATGTAAGGGAATGGGAATTTCCATTGATGCAGCAGGAAGTATTTTCTGCATCCGATCAGGGACCAGCAGCATTACAACCATTGATTAAAAGAGTGTTTGCTGCCAATGCATTCATTATTATTACACCTGAATACAATGGCAGTTATACACCTGCAGTAAAAGTGCTTTTTGATCATTTTCCCAAGCAGCATCACAAGGCATTTGGTATTGTGACGGCTTCCACCGGAACGTTGGGAGGTATCAGGGCCAGTCAGCAGTTACAGCTATTAATCAATGCTTTATTTGGAATTGGTTCTCCTTATATGTTGGTGACACCTTTTGTCGATAAAAAATTTGATGAAACAGGCACTTTAACCGATGCCGCTTTTCAAAAAAGTGTAGATGTGTTTGTGAAAGAGTTTCTTTGGCTGGCAGAAAGCTTAACACCTTTGTTGCAAATCAAAGAATAA
- a CDS encoding YceI family protein has protein sequence MATYKIDAAHSDITFKVKHLMISTVTGSFGKFDATLVADNDDFTDAKISFEADVDSINTNNEQRDGHLKSEDFFAAGQYPKITFVSTNVVKKGDGDYAVTGDFTVRGVTKSITLDVEHAGTVVDPYGQTKAGFEATGKINRKDFGLNWSAVTEAGGIVVSDEVKLHLNVQLIKQA, from the coding sequence ATGGCAACTTACAAAATTGACGCAGCACACTCAGACATTACTTTTAAAGTAAAACACCTGATGATTAGCACCGTAACTGGTAGCTTTGGAAAATTTGATGCTACTTTGGTGGCTGATAATGATGATTTTACTGATGCTAAAATTTCATTTGAAGCTGACGTGGACAGCATTAACACCAATAACGAACAGCGTGACGGGCATTTGAAAAGTGAAGATTTTTTCGCTGCTGGCCAATATCCAAAAATCACTTTCGTTTCTACCAATGTAGTTAAAAAAGGCGACGGTGATTACGCTGTAACCGGTGATTTTACTGTACGTGGTGTAACGAAGTCTATTACCCTGGATGTAGAACATGCTGGCACAGTAGTTGACCCTTATGGTCAAACCAAAGCAGGTTTTGAAGCTACTGGTAAAATTAACAGGAAAGACTTTGGTTTAAACTGGAGCGCTGTTACAGAAGCAGGTGGTATTGTAGTAAGTGATGAAGTGAAACTGCACCTGAACGTTCAATTGATTAAACAAGCTTAG
- a CDS encoding YceI family protein: MLKQALSLAVIGAVFLASCNDAPKTDAAATGEKQEAAATTGNSFNIDPTATTLEWHTAHKGGVDPHTGSLAITSGTLAVDNGALTGGSFVVSTASIQDKDLTDTAKRAMLEGHLKSPDFFDVAKYPTAKFEITKVEAYDSTKGASLLPGATHFISGNLTLKDSTKNVTFPAKVTITAETVEAQANFNIDRTLWGMNYKGPNNPQDWMIQKEVNLKLDLKAKK; the protein is encoded by the coding sequence ATGCTTAAACAAGCACTTTCTCTGGCTGTTATTGGAGCTGTATTTCTGGCTTCCTGTAATGATGCTCCTAAAACCGATGCAGCAGCTACCGGCGAAAAGCAAGAAGCCGCAGCTACTACTGGTAACTCTTTCAACATCGATCCTACTGCTACCACTCTGGAATGGCATACTGCGCACAAAGGTGGAGTAGATCCTCATACTGGTTCTTTGGCTATCACCAGCGGAACACTGGCAGTAGACAATGGTGCCCTTACTGGCGGTTCTTTTGTAGTAAGTACTGCTTCTATCCAGGATAAAGACCTTACCGATACCGCTAAGCGCGCTATGCTGGAAGGTCACCTGAAAAGCCCTGACTTTTTCGATGTAGCTAAATATCCAACTGCTAAATTCGAAATCACCAAAGTAGAAGCTTATGACAGCACTAAAGGTGCCAGCTTATTACCAGGCGCTACTCATTTCATCAGTGGTAACCTTACTCTGAAAGACAGTACTAAAAATGTTACTTTCCCTGCGAAAGTTACCATCACTGCTGAAACTGTAGAAGCTCAGGCAAATTTTAACATTGACCGTACTTTATGGGGTATGAACTATAAAGGACCTAACAATCCTCAGGATTGGATGATTCAAAAAGAAGTAAACCTGAAGTTAGACCTGAAGGCAAAAAAATAA
- a CDS encoding response regulator, which translates to MKILIVEDEPFILQTLEECLKSGGYEVITARDGRDALISLQKSPPDLILTDIMMPYTSGLELIGITRSSGRMEIPIIVLSGIDEEATVMEAFRLGADDFISKPFNAPELLLRVKRLLLISPRKNNKTAS; encoded by the coding sequence ATGAAAATATTAATTGTAGAAGATGAGCCGTTTATTTTACAAACGCTGGAAGAATGCTTGAAATCGGGCGGTTATGAGGTAATCACTGCACGTGACGGTCGTGATGCATTGATATCATTGCAGAAAAGCCCGCCTGATTTAATATTAACTGACATCATGATGCCCTACACTTCAGGGCTGGAACTAATAGGTATTACCCGTTCTTCTGGTCGTATGGAAATTCCTATTATCGTGCTTTCCGGCATAGATGAAGAAGCCACTGTAATGGAAGCTTTTCGCCTGGGCGCCGATGATTTTATATCCAAACCATTCAACGCCCCCGAATTGTTACTGCGGGTAAAGCGACTATTATTAATAAGTCCGCGTAAAAACAATAAAACCGCTTCCTGA
- a CDS encoding outer membrane beta-barrel protein, producing MMKRVFAACIALAAIGSLKAQDSSKTVKKSGMFDLSNRANDHLMIQYGVSGWSAVPDSAKPGGFSRHFNIYFMLDKPFKSNPNYSLGIGAGIGSDNIFFKDKYVNLKATSSTLPFTDVSSASTNHYKKFKLTSIYFDVPVEIRYSQNPETGKGFKFAAGLKLGLLLKAYTKGKNAINSAGSSIYSGSYIMKESDKHFINSTRLAATGRIGLGHISLSGAYSITSFLKSGAGPEIRPYQIGLTFSGL from the coding sequence ATGATGAAAAGAGTATTTGCAGCTTGTATTGCACTGGCTGCTATAGGTTCGCTAAAGGCACAGGATTCTAGTAAGACTGTGAAAAAGTCTGGAATGTTTGACTTAAGTAATCGTGCAAACGATCATTTGATGATTCAGTATGGGGTGTCAGGATGGTCTGCCGTGCCTGATAGTGCCAAACCGGGAGGTTTTTCAAGGCACTTTAACATCTATTTCATGCTGGACAAGCCTTTTAAAAGTAACCCTAACTATAGTTTAGGGATAGGTGCGGGTATTGGAAGTGACAACATCTTCTTTAAAGACAAGTATGTGAACCTGAAAGCAACAAGTTCTACTTTGCCTTTTACAGATGTGTCTTCTGCTTCTACCAACCACTATAAGAAGTTTAAGCTTACCTCTATCTATTTTGATGTGCCTGTAGAGATCAGGTATTCTCAAAATCCTGAAACCGGTAAAGGCTTCAAATTTGCAGCAGGCTTAAAGCTGGGCTTATTATTAAAAGCTTATACCAAGGGTAAAAATGCGATTAACAGCGCTGGAAGTAGCATTTACAGCGGTTCTTATATCATGAAGGAAAGTGATAAGCATTTTATTAACAGTACACGTTTGGCGGCAACTGGTCGTATTGGTTTAGGCCATATTTCCTTGTCAGGAGCTTATTCCATTACCTCTTTCCTGAAATCAGGTGCAGGTCCGGAAATTCGTCCTTACCAGATTGGTCTTACATTTAGCGGTTTATAG
- a CDS encoding SixA phosphatase family protein — protein sequence MKTLILVRHAKSSWHNLEQTDFDRPLNDRGRKNAPVMAQRLLNRVPYIDAFVSSSARRAITTAGYFAEAYGIKEADIYQVQALYHAPAATFYKTIAELQDSWNSVIIFSHNPGITDFINTLTQVHLDNMPTCGVFAISVAITSWSEFADADKHFLFFDYPKLDV from the coding sequence ATGAAAACGCTGATCCTCGTAAGACATGCAAAAAGCAGCTGGCACAATCTGGAGCAAACTGATTTTGACCGGCCTTTAAATGATCGCGGACGGAAAAATGCCCCGGTAATGGCTCAAAGGCTATTAAACAGGGTGCCCTATATAGATGCGTTTGTATCAAGTTCTGCACGCAGGGCTATTACTACCGCAGGTTATTTTGCAGAAGCGTATGGTATAAAAGAAGCCGATATTTATCAGGTTCAGGCCTTATACCATGCGCCTGCTGCAACCTTTTATAAAACCATAGCTGAATTACAAGACAGCTGGAACTCGGTTATTATCTTCTCTCACAATCCGGGTATCACAGACTTTATTAACACACTTACCCAGGTACATTTAGACAATATGCCTACTTGTGGCGTATTTGCTATTTCGGTAGCTATTACCAGCTGGAGTGAATTTGCAGATGCTGACAAGCATTTCCTGTTTTTTGATTATCCTAAGCTGGATGTTTAA
- a CDS encoding amidophosphoribosyltransferase produces the protein MEKQHNRGQDGAGIAAVKLNVENGSPFLHRMRSNAQQPIADLFFKVGQEVAELEKYQPDIKKHPALMKGHLPFMGELLLGHLRYGTQGKNNVEFCHPFIKRNVTPAQNLALAGNFNLVNTEELFDLINIDPGEFQKQSDLAAMMEVVHHFLAKEDEKSPNNPDVSAVLKKATPLFDGGYTVGGLLGNGHSFVLRDAHGIRPAYYYANDEVVVAASERAAIRTAFNVGENEVLELMPGNAVIVDNDGNYRIEQVQEAKERRACSFERIYFSRGSDEKIYRERIALGYHLSHRVLENIDHDLKHTIFSYIPNTAEVAFYGLVKGMEDYLNQIKIQRIMSWGEDFSEEKLQEMITRKIRQEKIAIKDVKLRTFITEDASRNEMVQHVYDITYGTVQKGLDTLVVIDDSIVRGTTLKESIIRMLSRLQPKKIIVVSSAPQIRYPDCYGIDMSKIGDFIAFRAAIELLKERGQESVLNDIYEECKELQRTNQLHTENLVKKVYNSFTPDEISAKIAQLITPSDLSLPVEVIYQTIEDLHDSCPTNTGDWYFTGNYPTPGGNRVVNKAFINYMDGKNVRGY, from the coding sequence ATGGAAAAACAGCACAACCGCGGTCAGGATGGCGCCGGTATCGCTGCTGTTAAACTCAACGTGGAAAACGGTTCTCCCTTTTTGCATCGTATGCGTAGCAACGCTCAGCAACCTATTGCTGACCTGTTTTTTAAAGTAGGACAAGAAGTAGCAGAGCTGGAAAAATATCAGCCTGATATTAAGAAGCATCCTGCTTTAATGAAAGGTCATTTGCCTTTTATGGGTGAGTTGCTATTAGGTCATTTACGTTATGGCACACAGGGTAAAAACAACGTAGAATTTTGTCATCCTTTTATCAAGCGCAATGTTACCCCGGCTCAAAACCTGGCGCTGGCGGGCAACTTTAACCTGGTAAATACAGAGGAATTATTTGATCTTATTAATATAGACCCGGGAGAGTTTCAGAAACAGAGCGATCTGGCGGCTATGATGGAAGTGGTGCATCATTTTCTGGCTAAAGAAGATGAGAAATCACCCAACAACCCCGATGTGTCTGCTGTGCTTAAAAAAGCCACTCCATTATTTGATGGTGGTTATACCGTGGGTGGTTTACTGGGTAATGGACATAGTTTTGTACTGCGCGATGCGCATGGCATTCGTCCGGCTTATTATTATGCCAACGATGAGGTGGTGGTGGCTGCCAGCGAAAGAGCGGCTATCAGAACAGCCTTTAACGTAGGAGAAAATGAAGTGCTGGAATTAATGCCTGGTAATGCTGTTATTGTTGATAACGATGGCAATTATCGTATAGAGCAAGTGCAGGAGGCTAAAGAAAGAAGGGCTTGTAGTTTTGAACGTATTTACTTTAGCCGTGGTAGCGATGAAAAAATTTACCGGGAGCGTATTGCTTTAGGTTATCACCTGAGCCACCGTGTACTGGAAAACATCGACCACGATTTAAAACATACTATCTTCTCTTATATTCCCAATACAGCAGAGGTTGCATTTTATGGCCTGGTAAAAGGTATGGAAGATTACCTGAACCAGATTAAAATACAACGTATTATGAGCTGGGGTGAAGACTTCTCGGAAGAGAAATTACAGGAGATGATTACCCGTAAAATTCGCCAGGAGAAAATTGCCATTAAAGACGTGAAGCTGCGCACCTTTATTACAGAAGATGCCAGCCGTAACGAGATGGTACAGCACGTATATGATATTACTTATGGTACTGTTCAAAAAGGTTTGGACACGCTGGTAGTAATTGATGATTCTATTGTACGTGGTACTACTTTAAAGGAAAGTATCATTCGCATGTTATCCCGCTTGCAGCCTAAGAAGATCATTGTAGTCTCTTCTGCGCCACAGATCCGTTATCCGGATTGTTACGGTATTGACATGAGTAAGATTGGTGATTTTATCGCGTTCCGTGCTGCTATTGAATTGTTGAAGGAAAGAGGTCAGGAAAGTGTGTTAAATGACATTTACGAAGAATGTAAAGAGTTACAGCGTACCAATCAGCTGCATACAGAGAATCTGGTGAAGAAGGTGTATAACTCTTTTACTCCGGATGAAATATCTGCAAAAATTGCACAGTTGATTACGCCAAGTGATCTTTCATTACCTGTAGAAGTTATCTACCAAACTATTGAAGATTTGCATGATAGCTGTCCTACCAACACTGGTGACTGGTATTTTACCGGTAATTATCCAACACCAGGAGGTAACAGGGTAGTGAATAAAGCATTTATCAACTACATGGATGGGAAGAACGTAAGGGGATACTAA
- a CDS encoding pyridoxal phosphate-dependent aminotransferase, with protein sequence MSKLSTLAETLIGSEIVRLGNEINDRIRQGEKIYNYTIGDFDPAIFPIPKELEQLIIESYQKGYTNYPPGDGLGELRSAVASFIKDWEGIEYAPNEVLIAAGGRPLIYTIFKTIVDAGDKVIYAVPSWNNNHYTHLTNAQHCVIEATPENNFMPLAADIAPHIKGAALICLCTPQNPTGTTLPEAELKKICDLVLAENASRGEDEKKLYVMYDQMYWTLTYGNTQHANPISVNPAMKPYTIFVDGMSKAFAATGVRVGWALGPVHVINKMKALLSHLGAWSPMAEQKAAALYLQQKPAIEKYLAHYKQELEERLTGIYNGFIALKQKGYAVDAVAPQAAIYLTIQLNLAGKKTEDGTVLEDQNAVTSYILGKAKLAVVPFYAFGADKQSPWYRLSVGTCKKEEITAMLAGLEAALAALQ encoded by the coding sequence ATGAGTAAACTTAGTACGCTTGCCGAGACTTTAATAGGTTCTGAAATAGTGCGTTTGGGAAATGAAATTAACGACCGCATCAGACAGGGTGAAAAGATTTACAATTATACCATTGGCGACTTCGACCCCGCTATTTTTCCTATTCCTAAAGAACTGGAACAACTTATTATTGAAAGCTACCAGAAAGGCTACACCAATTATCCTCCGGGTGATGGGTTAGGCGAACTGCGTTCTGCCGTTGCTTCTTTTATAAAAGATTGGGAGGGCATAGAATATGCTCCTAACGAAGTATTAATTGCAGCCGGCGGCCGTCCATTGATCTATACCATTTTCAAAACGATAGTAGACGCTGGCGATAAAGTGATTTATGCAGTTCCTTCCTGGAACAATAACCACTATACGCACTTAACCAATGCGCAGCATTGCGTAATAGAAGCAACCCCCGAAAATAATTTCATGCCACTGGCAGCTGACATTGCCCCACACATTAAAGGCGCAGCACTTATTTGTTTGTGTACCCCACAAAACCCTACTGGCACCACCTTGCCAGAAGCGGAACTGAAAAAAATATGTGACCTGGTATTAGCCGAAAACGCCAGTCGTGGTGAAGATGAAAAGAAACTGTATGTGATGTACGATCAAATGTACTGGACACTCACCTACGGTAACACGCAACACGCCAATCCTATTTCAGTAAACCCTGCAATGAAGCCTTATACCATTTTTGTGGATGGTATGTCTAAAGCTTTTGCAGCAACAGGCGTACGTGTAGGTTGGGCATTAGGTCCCGTGCATGTAATTAATAAAATGAAAGCCCTGCTAAGTCATCTGGGAGCCTGGAGCCCTATGGCAGAACAAAAAGCAGCAGCGTTATACTTACAGCAAAAGCCAGCCATCGAAAAATACCTGGCGCATTATAAGCAGGAACTGGAAGAAAGACTTACCGGCATTTATAATGGCTTTATTGCATTGAAACAGAAAGGTTATGCGGTAGACGCTGTTGCCCCACAAGCAGCAATCTATCTTACTATTCAATTAAACCTGGCTGGTAAGAAAACAGAAGATGGTACCGTATTGGAAGATCAGAATGCCGTTACCAGCTATATATTAGGCAAAGCAAAACTGGCAGTGGTGCCTTTCTATGCTTTTGGAGCTGATAAACAATCACCCTGGTACCGTTTGAGTGTTGGCACCTGTAAGAAGGAAGAAATTACAGCCATGCTGGCAGGTTTGGAAGCTGCGCTGGCAGCACTTCAATAG
- a CDS encoding sensor histidine kinase: MLLFFTIFFYLLIVQLLKRRAMHQADLHHMQSQYEHILLQSQLEIQEQTFRNISQEIHDNIGQVLSLVKLNLNTIHEGNLQEKLSMTDELVGKAISDLRDLSKSLNGEKIADIGLKAAIAHELYMIEKAASIHTTLTGGDIDCLLHEEQVIIVFRMVQELFNNILKHAQAGLITVHLHTAENAVVLSVKDDGVGFDKDNMDDSKTGIGLKNLQQRARLVNAQMTIDTAPGQGTEVAITLQPL; this comes from the coding sequence ATGCTTCTATTCTTTACCATATTCTTTTACCTGCTTATTGTGCAACTGCTTAAGCGAAGAGCCATGCACCAGGCCGACCTGCATCATATGCAAAGTCAGTATGAGCATATATTATTACAATCCCAACTGGAAATACAGGAGCAAACCTTTCGTAACATCAGCCAGGAAATACACGATAATATAGGGCAGGTGTTAAGCCTGGTCAAGCTTAACCTTAATACCATTCATGAGGGCAACCTGCAGGAGAAATTAAGTATGACAGACGAGCTGGTGGGAAAAGCCATTTCCGATCTGCGGGATTTAAGCAAAAGTTTGAATGGCGAGAAAATCGCTGACATTGGATTAAAGGCGGCGATTGCTCATGAGTTGTATATGATTGAAAAAGCGGCGTCGATACATACCACTCTCACGGGTGGGGATATTGATTGCCTGTTACATGAAGAACAGGTAATTATTGTATTCAGAATGGTGCAGGAATTATTCAATAATATCTTAAAACATGCTCAGGCTGGCCTGATAACAGTACATTTGCACACGGCAGAAAATGCGGTCGTGCTGTCTGTGAAAGATGATGGGGTGGGATTTGATAAGGACAACATGGATGATTCCAAAACAGGAATCGGCCTTAAAAATCTGCAACAACGTGCCAGGCTGGTGAATGCACAAATGACTATTGATACAGCACCGGGCCAGGGCACAGAAGTAGCCATTACTTTACAACCCTTATAA
- a CDS encoding glycosyltransferase codes for MTKISNISVALVAPLDWGLGHTTRCIPVIHQLQQCGYQVFVAAEGAQVHLLQQEFPGITILPLRGYRIQYTQHKRWLALKILQQLPKIIRTIRYEHIWLQKQVKEYDIQLVISDNRFGFWHKRVTSIFITHQLSIQAPFAWVRHLLRWINYRHIQRYNACWIPDMAHQQANIAGSLSHPRQLPAIPTRYIGPLSRFTPVTTSLPYKYKWLFILSGPEPQRSLLETKLLSLVDQLKAPVLLLRAKPGTTDLPTAPANCTVVNHLASTQMQQVIAESEYIVSRSGYTTVMELLSLQKKAVLIPTPGQTEQEYLATRLQQQHWSYCCNQQDDLLYHFNQALSFTYQLPVIPNHQLEEAISNIKHPA; via the coding sequence TTGACAAAAATTTCTAATATATCCGTAGCCCTGGTTGCTCCCCTCGATTGGGGCCTTGGCCACACTACCCGCTGCATACCTGTTATACATCAATTACAACAGTGTGGTTACCAAGTTTTTGTAGCTGCCGAAGGCGCACAGGTACATTTGCTGCAACAGGAATTTCCTGGTATTACCATTCTCCCTTTACGTGGCTACCGCATCCAGTATACACAACATAAACGTTGGTTGGCGCTAAAAATTTTACAACAGCTCCCTAAAATTATCCGCACCATTCGTTACGAGCATATATGGCTGCAAAAACAGGTGAAGGAATATGACATTCAACTGGTTATTTCAGATAACCGTTTTGGTTTCTGGCATAAACGCGTTACCAGCATTTTTATCACCCATCAGCTAAGTATCCAGGCCCCTTTTGCATGGGTGCGCCACTTACTACGATGGATCAATTACCGTCATATTCAACGTTATAATGCCTGCTGGATACCCGATATGGCCCACCAACAGGCCAATATTGCAGGCAGCTTATCACACCCACGCCAATTACCTGCCATACCTACCCGGTATATCGGCCCCCTATCACGATTTACTCCCGTAACTACTTCTCTTCCTTATAAATACAAATGGCTGTTCATTCTTTCAGGACCAGAACCACAACGCAGTTTACTGGAAACTAAACTGCTATCCTTAGTCGATCAGTTAAAAGCCCCCGTCTTACTACTAAGAGCAAAACCGGGTACTACAGATTTGCCAACTGCACCCGCCAATTGTACCGTGGTAAATCATCTCGCTTCCACGCAAATGCAACAGGTAATAGCTGAAAGCGAATACATTGTAAGCCGTTCGGGATATACTACTGTTATGGAGCTGTTGTCACTGCAAAAGAAAGCAGTGCTGATACCTACACCCGGACAAACGGAACAGGAATATCTGGCCACCCGCTTACAACAACAACATTGGAGCTATTGCTGTAACCAGCAAGACGACCTGTTGTATCATTTCAACCAGGCCCTCTCTTTTACCTACCAATTACCGGTAATACCCAATCATCAATTGGAAGAAGCCATTTCCAACATTAAACATCCAGCTTAG
- a CDS encoding response regulator transcription factor, whose protein sequence is MIKIALVDDHALLRSGLSAVITSFGHYQVIFEADNGKHFIQQLQTNTDPDVVLLDINMPEMDGFETAKWIKENRPEIKILVLSMLDNDASIIRMLRNGARGYMLKDSKPEVLRSSLHSIVHKGYCTNELVSGKMVHFINKGVDAREVHDLNEKEVQFLRLCCSEKSYKEMASDMNIAPRTVESLRSSLFDKLDTTSRVGLVLYAIRNGLFKI, encoded by the coding sequence ATGATTAAAATAGCTTTGGTAGACGACCATGCTTTATTGAGAAGCGGTTTGTCGGCTGTTATAACCAGTTTTGGCCATTACCAGGTAATTTTTGAAGCTGATAACGGAAAACACTTTATTCAGCAACTCCAAACCAACACCGATCCGGACGTGGTGCTATTAGATATTAATATGCCCGAAATGGATGGTTTTGAAACGGCCAAATGGATCAAAGAAAACCGCCCCGAGATTAAGATACTGGTACTTTCCATGTTAGATAATGATGCTTCTATCATACGCATGTTGCGTAACGGAGCCCGTGGTTATATGCTGAAAGACAGCAAACCCGAGGTGTTGCGCTCCTCGTTACACAGCATTGTGCACAAAGGTTATTGTACCAACGAGCTGGTATCGGGCAAAATGGTGCACTTTATTAATAAAGGCGTAGATGCAAGGGAAGTACACGATCTGAACGAAAAGGAAGTACAGTTTCTCCGGCTTTGTTGCTCGGAGAAGTCGTATAAAGAAATGGCCAGTGACATGAACATTGCGCCCCGTACCGTAGAAAGTTTGCGTAGCAGCTTATTTGATAAGCTGGACACCACCTCACGTGTTGGGCTGGTGTTGTATGCTATCAGAAACGGGTTGTTTAAAATTTAG